Proteins encoded within one genomic window of Episyrphus balteatus chromosome 1, idEpiBalt1.1, whole genome shotgun sequence:
- the LOC129915356 gene encoding ralBP1-associated Eps domain-containing protein 1 isoform X2 has translation MEAVALTETESRYFGDLFLCCDIEKTGKIPMLKATELYRSANLSNDVIREITSLSGIPQTALHISRSQFYSCLKLIAAYQASMPLRTELISSSVNLPLPRFSWKLESSSPIASTMTRADALQTNGMAMGSVSSSKGVAVPRRGSWFDTTSTQLVDATNSDVPSTDSEVEHNESSSGREPHRHRGGGAAGGGSPEAWSTNSDSPTPTNSVAERPWAKESLWQGLLGDEHRQLLGTEEESSDRHSSDDDNEGDPFYYQITPEQREYYQKQFKAVQHDPNGLLSGHIARVFFEKSQIPVKELRHIWQLCDVTRDGALSLAEFTAAMHLVVLRRHNLPLPAVLPACLHPNMLVQANQSQTTIADPPEADLLHLNDDDEDDNTDNTIKQVVAPTAATSTIDPDLKRVPSRSEKNPMNISTLSTSSQASTGCSKQPSAAVVAAAQQVASMSPPPPVRNRSSISNSPSVAEPTTTPPPLAANLWKVSLDEWTKYMDSPVSDSPGPKPVNFDMKRTAQAVVSDPQILHPVPLRVTPVAGAEVVPVNADDEVALRLSRKSENLVYDTSSGILRDNNDASPKQLQSTQQPPSSQVPPLPAAMTSSHHRDSLQNNDLRAIQRPQAKKLPVKNIGAIPPPPQREPSIGSNNAIGSESTVATVDGGNNLSKKDPPPLPPPRPHRHGRSSSLDLNKFKLGGPSSQPEATNEQLTSDAEQHSGSVTLPTTSSQPPRYNAISGLQSTQRVSAFEVYRKPNTPRNSQSPDFSQHNITPLPPPSLAAVSNTSVVDSDSLRHVSFKHDNKNMPDVLRHLREQNSLLLRICSDLSDELLGVTRRKEEMRIRVETNNSNAVAVANAAAAAASANVVTSSTASIAPVTANITGGSGSSGVHSNV, from the exons ATGGAAGCGGTGGCTTTGACCGAAACCGAGTCCCGGTATTTCGGGGACTTGTTCCTTTGCTGTGACATCGAAAAAACTGGCAAAATTCCAATGTTAAAAGCCACCGAACTTTACCGATCGGCAAATCTTTCCAATGACGTTATTCGTGAG ATAACATCATTATCAGGAATCCCACAAACAGCTTTGCACATTTCCCGATCACAGTTTTATTCTTGTTTGAAATTAATTGCCGCCTATCAGGCTTCAATGCCACTTCGAACCGAATTGATTTCTTCTTCGGTGAATTTGCCACTGCCGAGATTCAGTTGGAAGTTGGAATCATCTTCGCCGATTGCTTCGACAATGACGCGAGCCGATGCATTGCAAACGAATGGAATGGCAATGGGAAGTGTGTCTAGTAGCAAGGGAGTTGCAGTTCCTCGTCGAGGATCATGGTTTGATACTACAAGTACACAGTTGGTTGATGCGACAAATTCAGATGTCCCGAGTACTGATTCAGAGGTGGAACATAATGAATCGAGTAGTGGCAGGGAACCG caccGTCATCGAGGAGGTGGCGCCGCTGGAGGCGGATCTCCTGAAGCCTGGAGCACAAACAGTGACAGTCCAACTCCGACCAACAGTGTTGCTGAGCGTCCATGGGCAAAAGAATCTCTTTGGCAAGGATTACTTGGCGATGAACATCGCCAACTTCTCGGTACTGAAGAAGAATCCTCTGATCGTCATAGTTCAGACGATGACAATGAAGGCGATCCATTCTACTATCAAATAACACCCGAACAAAGGGAATACTATCAAAAACAATTCAAGGCTGTGCAACATGATCCGAATGGACTACTTTCTGGTCACATTGCAAg GGTGTTCTTTGAGAAATCTCAAATTCCTGTCAAAGAACTGCGTCACATTTGGCAACTATGCGATGTTACTCGAGATGGTGCACTCAGTTTGGCTGAATTTACTGCAGCAATGCATTTGGTAGTACTACGTCGCCATAATCTACCATTGCCAGCTGTCCTACCAGCATGTCTGCATCCGAATATGCTTGTTCAAGCAAATCAATCGCAAACAACAATTGCCGATCCTCCAGAGGCTGATCTTTTACATCTAAATGACGACGACGAAGATGACAATACAGACAATACTATAAAACAAGTAGTAGCTCCAACTGCTGCAACTTCTACAATTGATCCTGATCTTAAACGTGTTCCATCGCGTTCGGAGAAGAATCCTATGAATATAAGCACCCTATCGACTTCTTCGCAAGCTAGTACAGGCTGCTCGAAACAACCTAGCGCTGCCGTTGTTGCTGCTGCTCAGCAAGTAGCATCAATGAGTCCACCACCGCCAGTGAGAAATCGTAGTAGCATATCGAATTCACCTAGTGTTGCTgaaccaacaacaacaccacCACCATTGGCAGCTAATTTGTGGAaagtctcactcgatgaatggACAAAGTATATGGATTCACCCGTATCGGATAGTCCCGGTCCGAAACCAGTCAATTTTGATATGAAACGAACTGCGCAGGCAGTTGTTTCAGATCCACAAATTCTTCATCCTGTTCCATTGCGTGTTACACCAGTTGCTG GTGCCGAAGTAGTTCCAGTAAATGCTGATGATGAAGTTGCATTGCGATTATCGCGAAAGTCCGAAAATCTAGTCTACGATACCAGTTCGGGTATTTTACGTGACAACAACGACGCCAGTCCTAAACAACTACAGTCAACTCAGCAACCACCATCTTCGCAGGTTCCACCCTTGCCAGCTGCAATGACATCATCACATCATCGTGACTCATTGCAAAATAACGATTTGCGAGCCATTCAACGTCCACAAGCGAAAAAACTACCAGTCAAAAATATTGGAGCAATACCTCCGCCTCCACAGCGTGAGCCAAGTATTGGCTCAAATAATGCAATTGGTTCTGAATCAACAGTTGCTACAGTCGATGGAGGTAATAATTTGTCTAAAAAAGATCCACCACCATTGCCTCCACCGAGACCACATCGTCATGGACGTAGTAGCAGTTtggatttaaataaatttaaattgggTGGACCTTCATCGCAACCTGAG gCCACAAATGAACAATTAACTTCAGATGCAGAACAACATTCTGGTAGTGTAACTCTACCAACAACAAGTTCCCAACCACCACGATACAATGCAATCTCAGGCTTGCAATCGACGCAGCGAGTTAGTGCTTTTGAAGTCTATCGCAAGCCCAATACGCCACGAAACTCACAATCACCAGATTTTAGTCAACACAATATAACACCACTGCCACCGCCTTCACTTGCTGCAGTTTCTAATACAAGTGTTGTTGATTCCGATTCGTTGCGACATGTTTCTTTTAAACATGACAACAAGAATATGCCCGATGTGTTGCGGCATTTACGGGAACAGAATTCACTTCTCTTGCGAATATGCAGTGATCTCAGTGATGAACTATTGGGTGTGACACGTCGCAAAGAAGAAATGAGAATTAGAGTTGAAACTAATAATAGTAATGCTGTTGCTGTTGCTaatgcagcagcagcagcagcatcgGCAAATGTTGTAACATCGTCAACGGCTTCGATTGCACCAGTTACAGCTAATATAACTGGTGGATCTGGCAGCAGTGGAGTACATTCGAATGTTTAA
- the LOC129915393 gene encoding cytochrome c oxidase subunit 7A1, mitochondrial, which yields MALPEKLLENYKKFQAPSDVPVFLKGGPADKFLFGLTVALCGLGLLNIVKMTYDLGFKKKSA from the exons ATGGCACTTCCTGAGAAACTACTCGAAAATTACAAGAAATTCCAG GCTCCTAGTGATGTCCCAGTTTTCCTTAAGGGAGGACCAGCTGATAAATTTCTATTTGGTTTGACAGTGGCTCTCTGTGGATTGGGTCTTCTCAACATCGTTAAAATGACATACGATTTGGGATTCAAGAAGAAGTCAGCttaa
- the LOC129915356 gene encoding ralBP1-associated Eps domain-containing protein 1 isoform X1 yields MEAVALTETESRYFGDLFLCCDIEKTGKIPMLKATELYRSANLSNDVIREITSLSGIPQTALHISRSQFYSCLKLIAAYQASMPLRTELISSSVNLPLPRFSWKLESSSPIASTMTRADALQTNGMAMGSVSSSKGVAVPRRGSWFDTTSTQLVDATNSDVPSTDSEVEHNESSSGREPHRHRGGGAAGGGSPEAWSTNSDSPTPTNSVAERPWAKESLWQGLLGDEHRQLLGTEEESSDRHSSDDDNEGDPFYYQITPEQREYYQKQFKAVQHDPNGLLSGHIARVFFEKSQIPVKELRHIWQLCDVTRDGALSLAEFTAAMHLVVLRRHNLPLPAVLPACLHPNMLVQANQSQTTIADPPEADLLHLNDDDEDDNTDNTIKQVVAPTAATSTIDPDLKRVPSRSEKNPMNISTLSTSSQASTGCSKQPSAAVVAAAQQVASMSPPPPVRNRSSISNSPSVAEPTTTPPPLAANLWKVSLDEWTKYMDSPVSDSPGPKPVNFDMKRTAQAVVSDPQILHPVPLRVTPVAGAEVVPVNADDEVALRLSRKSENLVYDTSSGILRDNNDASPKQLQSTQQPPSSQVPPLPAAMTSSHHRDSLQNNDLRAIQRPQAKKLPVKNIGAIPPPPQREPSIGSNNAIGSESTVATVDGGNNLSKKDPPPLPPPRPHRHGRSSSLDLNKFKLGGPSSQPEITAQASFDLQTTGFADFAHFPATNEQLTSDAEQHSGSVTLPTTSSQPPRYNAISGLQSTQRVSAFEVYRKPNTPRNSQSPDFSQHNITPLPPPSLAAVSNTSVVDSDSLRHVSFKHDNKNMPDVLRHLREQNSLLLRICSDLSDELLGVTRRKEEMRIRVETNNSNAVAVANAAAAAASANVVTSSTASIAPVTANITGGSGSSGVHSNV; encoded by the exons ATGGAAGCGGTGGCTTTGACCGAAACCGAGTCCCGGTATTTCGGGGACTTGTTCCTTTGCTGTGACATCGAAAAAACTGGCAAAATTCCAATGTTAAAAGCCACCGAACTTTACCGATCGGCAAATCTTTCCAATGACGTTATTCGTGAG ATAACATCATTATCAGGAATCCCACAAACAGCTTTGCACATTTCCCGATCACAGTTTTATTCTTGTTTGAAATTAATTGCCGCCTATCAGGCTTCAATGCCACTTCGAACCGAATTGATTTCTTCTTCGGTGAATTTGCCACTGCCGAGATTCAGTTGGAAGTTGGAATCATCTTCGCCGATTGCTTCGACAATGACGCGAGCCGATGCATTGCAAACGAATGGAATGGCAATGGGAAGTGTGTCTAGTAGCAAGGGAGTTGCAGTTCCTCGTCGAGGATCATGGTTTGATACTACAAGTACACAGTTGGTTGATGCGACAAATTCAGATGTCCCGAGTACTGATTCAGAGGTGGAACATAATGAATCGAGTAGTGGCAGGGAACCG caccGTCATCGAGGAGGTGGCGCCGCTGGAGGCGGATCTCCTGAAGCCTGGAGCACAAACAGTGACAGTCCAACTCCGACCAACAGTGTTGCTGAGCGTCCATGGGCAAAAGAATCTCTTTGGCAAGGATTACTTGGCGATGAACATCGCCAACTTCTCGGTACTGAAGAAGAATCCTCTGATCGTCATAGTTCAGACGATGACAATGAAGGCGATCCATTCTACTATCAAATAACACCCGAACAAAGGGAATACTATCAAAAACAATTCAAGGCTGTGCAACATGATCCGAATGGACTACTTTCTGGTCACATTGCAAg GGTGTTCTTTGAGAAATCTCAAATTCCTGTCAAAGAACTGCGTCACATTTGGCAACTATGCGATGTTACTCGAGATGGTGCACTCAGTTTGGCTGAATTTACTGCAGCAATGCATTTGGTAGTACTACGTCGCCATAATCTACCATTGCCAGCTGTCCTACCAGCATGTCTGCATCCGAATATGCTTGTTCAAGCAAATCAATCGCAAACAACAATTGCCGATCCTCCAGAGGCTGATCTTTTACATCTAAATGACGACGACGAAGATGACAATACAGACAATACTATAAAACAAGTAGTAGCTCCAACTGCTGCAACTTCTACAATTGATCCTGATCTTAAACGTGTTCCATCGCGTTCGGAGAAGAATCCTATGAATATAAGCACCCTATCGACTTCTTCGCAAGCTAGTACAGGCTGCTCGAAACAACCTAGCGCTGCCGTTGTTGCTGCTGCTCAGCAAGTAGCATCAATGAGTCCACCACCGCCAGTGAGAAATCGTAGTAGCATATCGAATTCACCTAGTGTTGCTgaaccaacaacaacaccacCACCATTGGCAGCTAATTTGTGGAaagtctcactcgatgaatggACAAAGTATATGGATTCACCCGTATCGGATAGTCCCGGTCCGAAACCAGTCAATTTTGATATGAAACGAACTGCGCAGGCAGTTGTTTCAGATCCACAAATTCTTCATCCTGTTCCATTGCGTGTTACACCAGTTGCTG GTGCCGAAGTAGTTCCAGTAAATGCTGATGATGAAGTTGCATTGCGATTATCGCGAAAGTCCGAAAATCTAGTCTACGATACCAGTTCGGGTATTTTACGTGACAACAACGACGCCAGTCCTAAACAACTACAGTCAACTCAGCAACCACCATCTTCGCAGGTTCCACCCTTGCCAGCTGCAATGACATCATCACATCATCGTGACTCATTGCAAAATAACGATTTGCGAGCCATTCAACGTCCACAAGCGAAAAAACTACCAGTCAAAAATATTGGAGCAATACCTCCGCCTCCACAGCGTGAGCCAAGTATTGGCTCAAATAATGCAATTGGTTCTGAATCAACAGTTGCTACAGTCGATGGAGGTAATAATTTGTCTAAAAAAGATCCACCACCATTGCCTCCACCGAGACCACATCGTCATGGACGTAGTAGCAGTTtggatttaaataaatttaaattgggTGGACCTTCATCGCAACCTGAG atCACTGCTCAGGCAAGTTTTGATCTCCAGACGACTGGATTTGCCGATTTCGCTCACTTTcca gCCACAAATGAACAATTAACTTCAGATGCAGAACAACATTCTGGTAGTGTAACTCTACCAACAACAAGTTCCCAACCACCACGATACAATGCAATCTCAGGCTTGCAATCGACGCAGCGAGTTAGTGCTTTTGAAGTCTATCGCAAGCCCAATACGCCACGAAACTCACAATCACCAGATTTTAGTCAACACAATATAACACCACTGCCACCGCCTTCACTTGCTGCAGTTTCTAATACAAGTGTTGTTGATTCCGATTCGTTGCGACATGTTTCTTTTAAACATGACAACAAGAATATGCCCGATGTGTTGCGGCATTTACGGGAACAGAATTCACTTCTCTTGCGAATATGCAGTGATCTCAGTGATGAACTATTGGGTGTGACACGTCGCAAAGAAGAAATGAGAATTAGAGTTGAAACTAATAATAGTAATGCTGTTGCTGTTGCTaatgcagcagcagcagcagcatcgGCAAATGTTGTAACATCGTCAACGGCTTCGATTGCACCAGTTACAGCTAATATAACTGGTGGATCTGGCAGCAGTGGAGTACATTCGAATGTTTAA